One Qipengyuania gaetbuli genomic region harbors:
- a CDS encoding prepilin peptidase codes for MAIASLSFGVLAALSFIGALIDVFKRKLPNYLSLALAIAGLGFAFAAAGSVGIGLHFAHVVAAFLIGYGLFAGGMFGAGDGKFYAAVAAFFPIQLAPALALVILLMGGVMAIFWLFARKFSPALRARKDDFAKMPYGLAIATGAVVLAGLRLAV; via the coding sequence ATGGCTATAGCCTCCTTGTCCTTCGGGGTTCTCGCGGCGCTATCGTTCATCGGTGCCCTCATCGATGTATTCAAGCGCAAATTGCCCAATTACCTGTCACTTGCGCTTGCCATCGCCGGTCTTGGCTTTGCCTTCGCTGCGGCAGGATCGGTCGGCATTGGCCTGCATTTCGCCCATGTCGTCGCCGCCTTCCTTATCGGCTACGGGCTATTTGCCGGCGGCATGTTCGGGGCAGGCGACGGCAAGTTCTATGCCGCAGTAGCGGCGTTCTTTCCGATCCAGCTTGCGCCGGCCCTTGCACTTGTCATCCTTCTGATGGGTGGCGTGATGGCCATCTTCTGGCTGTTCGCCAGGAAGTTCAGTCCCGCTCTGCGCGCGCGCAAGGACGACTTTGCCAAGATGCCTTACGGTCTCGCGATCGCGACAGGAGCGGTTGTGCTAGCCGGATTGCGACTGGCGGTTTGA